A region of Streptomyces sp. NBC_01788 DNA encodes the following proteins:
- a CDS encoding LacI family DNA-binding transcriptional regulator has product MVSIKDVAAAAGVSVATVSRVLNENPSVSADARARVLAAVEALGYRPNAVARSLRTHRTRTLGLVISDVLNPYFTALARSVEEEARALGYSVIIGNADERPDLQDHHIRTLLDRRIDGLLVSPTDGGSPLMLDAARAGTPMVFVDRWIEGVDVPVVRSDGRAAVRDLVAHLYGLGHRRLAIIAGPAATTTGRERVEAFREALAAHGLPLPDAYIGQGDFKAGSGRRVTEGFLGLPEPPEAVFAADNLMALGALDAIRAREMRVPDDIALAAFDDVPWFPHTDPPITAIAQPTGELGRAAVRALVDRMAGRPARSVTLPARLVVRRSCGEPEGDAVTGDPATAT; this is encoded by the coding sequence ATGGTGAGCATCAAGGACGTCGCCGCCGCGGCTGGCGTGTCCGTCGCCACGGTCTCGCGCGTCCTGAACGAGAACCCGTCGGTCAGCGCCGACGCACGCGCACGCGTGCTGGCCGCCGTCGAGGCACTGGGCTACCGCCCGAACGCCGTCGCCCGGTCCCTGCGCACCCACCGGACCCGCACCCTGGGCCTGGTCATCAGCGATGTGCTGAACCCGTACTTCACCGCGCTGGCCCGCTCCGTCGAGGAGGAAGCCCGCGCCCTCGGCTACAGCGTGATCATCGGCAACGCCGACGAGCGGCCCGACCTCCAGGACCACCACATACGGACGCTGCTCGACCGCCGTATCGACGGCCTCCTGGTCTCCCCCACCGACGGCGGCTCCCCGCTGATGCTGGACGCCGCGCGCGCGGGCACGCCGATGGTGTTCGTGGACCGGTGGATCGAGGGCGTGGACGTGCCCGTGGTCCGCTCGGACGGGCGGGCGGCCGTCCGGGATCTCGTCGCGCACCTGTACGGGCTCGGCCACCGGCGGCTCGCGATCATCGCGGGCCCCGCGGCCACCACCACCGGCCGCGAGCGCGTCGAGGCGTTCCGCGAGGCGCTGGCCGCCCACGGCCTCCCGCTCCCGGACGCGTACATCGGCCAGGGCGACTTCAAGGCCGGCAGCGGCCGGCGGGTCACCGAGGGCTTCCTCGGGCTGCCCGAGCCTCCCGAGGCCGTGTTCGCCGCCGACAACCTGATGGCGCTGGGCGCACTGGACGCCATCCGCGCGCGCGAGATGCGGGTGCCGGACGACATCGCGCTGGCCGCGTTCGACGACGTCCCGTGGTTCCCGCACACCGACCCGCCGATCACCGCGATCGCGCAGCCCACCGGCGAGCTGGGGCGGGCCGCCGTTCGCGCCCTGGTCGACCGCATGGCGGGACGGCCCGCGCGGTCCGTGACCCTGCCCGCCCGGCTGGTCGTACGCCGCTCCTGCGGCGAGCCGGAGGGCGACGCGGTGACGGGCGACCCGGCGACGGCGACCTGA
- a CDS encoding Gfo/Idh/MocA family protein: MTRKTVRIAMNGVTGRMGYRQHLVRSILALREQGGLDLGDGTVLWPEPVLVGRREHALRALAEKHGLEHISTDLDAVLADPSVDIYFDAQVTSAREEAIRKAVAAGKHVYTEKPTATGLEGALELARLAREAGVKHGVVQDKLFLPGLLKLKRLIDGGFFGRILSVRGEFGYWVFEGDWQDAQRPSWNYRAEDGGGIVVDMFPHWEYVLHELFGRVTSVQALTATHIPQRWDENGKPYTATADDAAYGVFELEGGVIAQINSSWAVRVNRDELVEFQVDGTEGSAVAGLRDCRVQHRSATPKPVWNPDIPATEVFRDQWQEVPDNQDFDNGFKAQWELFLKHVYADAPYHWDLFAGARGVQLAELGLKSSTEGRRLDVPEIQP; this comes from the coding sequence GTGACACGCAAGACGGTGCGGATCGCCATGAACGGCGTGACCGGGCGCATGGGGTACCGCCAGCATCTGGTCCGTTCGATCCTCGCCCTGCGCGAGCAGGGCGGACTCGACCTCGGCGACGGCACAGTGCTGTGGCCGGAACCGGTCCTGGTCGGCCGCCGCGAGCACGCGCTGCGGGCGCTCGCCGAGAAGCACGGCCTGGAGCACATCTCGACCGACCTGGACGCGGTCCTCGCCGACCCGTCCGTCGACATCTACTTCGACGCGCAGGTCACCTCGGCCCGCGAGGAGGCGATCAGGAAGGCGGTCGCCGCCGGCAAGCACGTCTACACCGAGAAGCCCACCGCCACCGGCCTGGAGGGCGCCCTGGAGCTCGCCCGGCTCGCCCGCGAGGCCGGCGTCAAGCACGGCGTCGTCCAGGACAAGCTCTTCCTGCCCGGCCTGCTCAAGCTGAAGCGGCTGATCGACGGCGGCTTCTTCGGCCGGATCCTGTCCGTGCGCGGCGAGTTCGGCTACTGGGTCTTCGAGGGCGACTGGCAGGACGCCCAGCGCCCGTCCTGGAACTACCGCGCCGAGGACGGCGGCGGCATCGTCGTCGACATGTTCCCGCACTGGGAGTACGTGCTGCACGAGCTGTTCGGCCGCGTGACCTCCGTGCAGGCCCTCACCGCCACCCACATCCCCCAGCGCTGGGACGAGAACGGCAAGCCCTACACCGCGACCGCCGACGACGCCGCCTACGGAGTCTTCGAGCTGGAGGGCGGCGTGATCGCCCAGATCAACTCCTCCTGGGCCGTCCGCGTCAACCGCGACGAGCTGGTCGAGTTCCAGGTGGACGGCACCGAGGGATCGGCCGTCGCCGGTCTGCGCGACTGCCGCGTCCAGCACCGCTCCGCCACGCCCAAGCCGGTCTGGAACCCCGACATCCCCGCCACCGAGGTCTTCCGCGACCAGTGGCAGGAGGTGCCCGACAACCAGGACTTCGACAACGGCTTCAAGGCCCAGTGGGAGCTGTTCCTCAAGCACGTGTACGCCGACGCCCCCTACCACTGGGACCTGTTCGCCGGCGCCCGCGGCGTCCAGCTCGCCGAACTGGGCCTGAAGTCCTCGACCGAGGGCCGCCGCCTCGACGTACCGGAGATCCAGCCGTGA
- the recD2 gene encoding SF1B family DNA helicase RecD2, producing the protein MTTEASRGGQSGAGERRPAVLEGVLERITYANEENGYTVARVDTGRGAADLLTVVGALLGAQVGESLRMEGRWGSHPQYGKQFQVDNYTTVLPATVQGIRRYLGSGLVKGIGPVFADRITQHFGVDTLQIIEEEPKRLIEVPGLGPKRTRKIADAWEEQKAIKEVMLFLQTVEVSTSIAVRIYKKYGDASISVVKNQPYRLAADVWGIGFLTADRIAQSVGIPHDSPERVKAGLQYALSQSTDQGHCFLPEERLIADAVKLLQVDTGLVIECLAQLAEPPEDDADPGVVREKVPGPDGGEAVTAIYLVPFHRAELSLSAQVLRLLRADADRMPAFRDVAWDKALTWLKGRTGADLAPEQEAAVRLALTEKVAVLTGGPGCGKSFTVRSIVELARAKKAKVVLAAPTGRAAKRLSELTGAEASTVHRLLELKPGGDAAYDRDRPLDADLVVVDEASMLDLLLANKLVKAVPPGAHLLFVGDVDQLPSVGAGEVLRDLLADGGPVPAVRLTRVFRQAQQSGVVTNAHRINAGQHPLTDGMKDFFLFVEDDTEEAGRLTVDVAARRIPARFGLDPRRDVQVLAPMHRGPAGAGTLNGLLQQAVTPGRPDLPEKRFGGRVFRVGDKVTQIRNNYEKGKNGVFNGTVGVVTSLDPVDQRLTVLTDEDEEVPYEFDELDELAHAYAVTIHRSQGSEYPAVVIPVTTGAWMMLQRNLLYTAVTRAKKLVVLVGSRRAIGQAVRTVSAGRRCTALDFRLAGG; encoded by the coding sequence ATGACCACGGAGGCGAGTCGGGGCGGGCAGTCCGGTGCCGGGGAGCGGCGTCCGGCCGTGCTGGAGGGCGTGCTCGAGCGGATCACGTACGCCAACGAGGAGAACGGCTACACGGTGGCCCGCGTCGACACGGGCCGGGGCGCCGCCGACCTCCTGACCGTCGTCGGCGCACTGCTCGGCGCCCAGGTCGGCGAGTCGCTGCGCATGGAGGGCCGCTGGGGCTCCCACCCGCAGTACGGCAAGCAGTTCCAGGTGGACAACTACACCACCGTGCTCCCGGCCACCGTCCAGGGCATCCGCCGCTATCTGGGATCCGGCCTGGTCAAGGGCATCGGACCGGTCTTCGCCGACCGCATCACCCAGCACTTCGGCGTGGACACCCTGCAGATCATCGAGGAGGAGCCGAAGCGCCTGATCGAGGTGCCAGGGCTCGGCCCCAAGCGGACCAGGAAGATCGCCGACGCCTGGGAGGAGCAGAAGGCGATCAAGGAGGTCATGCTCTTCCTCCAGACCGTCGAGGTCTCCACCTCGATCGCGGTGCGCATCTACAAGAAGTACGGCGACGCGTCGATCTCAGTGGTGAAGAACCAGCCGTACCGGCTGGCCGCCGACGTCTGGGGCATCGGCTTCCTGACCGCCGACAGGATCGCGCAGTCCGTCGGCATCCCGCACGACAGCCCGGAGCGGGTCAAGGCCGGCCTGCAGTACGCACTGTCGCAGTCCACCGACCAAGGTCACTGCTTCCTGCCCGAGGAGCGGCTGATCGCGGACGCGGTCAAGCTCCTCCAGGTGGACACCGGGCTCGTCATCGAGTGCCTCGCACAACTCGCCGAGCCCCCCGAGGACGACGCCGACCCCGGTGTCGTACGGGAGAAGGTGCCGGGCCCTGACGGCGGTGAGGCGGTGACGGCGATCTACCTCGTGCCCTTCCACCGCGCCGAGCTGTCCCTGTCCGCCCAGGTGCTGCGCCTGCTGCGCGCCGACGCCGACCGGATGCCCGCCTTCCGGGACGTGGCCTGGGACAAGGCGCTGACCTGGCTGAAGGGCCGTACGGGGGCCGACCTCGCCCCCGAGCAGGAGGCGGCGGTCAGGCTGGCGTTGACCGAGAAGGTGGCCGTGCTGACCGGCGGCCCCGGCTGCGGCAAGTCCTTCACGGTGCGCTCGATCGTGGAGCTGGCGCGGGCCAAGAAGGCCAAGGTGGTGCTCGCCGCGCCCACCGGCCGCGCCGCCAAGCGCCTGTCGGAGCTCACCGGCGCCGAGGCCTCCACCGTGCACCGCCTGCTGGAGCTCAAGCCCGGCGGGGACGCGGCCTACGACCGGGACCGCCCGCTGGACGCCGACCTGGTGGTCGTGGACGAGGCGTCCATGCTGGACCTGCTGCTGGCCAACAAGCTGGTCAAGGCCGTGCCCCCGGGCGCGCACCTGCTGTTCGTCGGGGACGTGGACCAGCTCCCCAGCGTGGGCGCCGGCGAGGTGCTGCGCGACCTGCTGGCGGACGGCGGCCCGGTGCCCGCCGTCCGCCTCACGCGCGTCTTCCGCCAGGCCCAGCAGTCGGGGGTGGTGACCAACGCGCACCGGATCAACGCCGGGCAGCATCCGCTGACCGACGGCATGAAGGACTTCTTCCTCTTCGTCGAGGACGACACCGAGGAGGCCGGCCGGCTCACCGTGGACGTGGCGGCACGCCGGATTCCGGCCAGGTTCGGGCTCGACCCGCGCCGGGACGTGCAGGTGCTCGCCCCCATGCACCGCGGCCCGGCGGGCGCCGGCACGCTGAACGGACTGCTCCAGCAGGCGGTCACCCCGGGCCGCCCCGATCTGCCGGAGAAGCGGTTCGGCGGCCGGGTCTTCCGCGTCGGGGACAAGGTCACCCAGATTCGCAACAATTACGAGAAGGGGAAGAACGGTGTCTTCAACGGCACCGTGGGCGTCGTCACCTCGCTCGACCCGGTCGACCAGCGTCTGACGGTGCTGACGGACGAGGACGAGGAGGTGCCGTACGAGTTCGACGAACTGGACGAACTCGCGCACGCGTACGCGGTGACCATCCACCGCTCGCAGGGCAGCGAGTATCCGGCCGTGGTGATCCCGGTTACCACCGGCGCCTGGATGATGCTCCAGCGCAACCTGCTCTACACGGCGGTGACCCGGGCCAAGAAGCTGGTCGTGCTCGTCGGGTCGCGCAGGGCGATCGGCCAGGCGGTGCGCACGGTGTCGGCGGGGCGGCGCTGCACGGCGCTGGACTTCCGTCTCGCCGGCGGCTGA
- a CDS encoding LacI family DNA-binding transcriptional regulator: MTVTLADVAARAQVSPATVSRVLNGNYPVAASTRERVLKAVAELDYVLNGPASSLAAATSDLVGILVNDIADPFFGIMASAIQSEIGGPGGRAGGERLAVVCNTGGSPDRELTYLTLLQRQRAAAVVLTGGAVEDAPHAAAVSAKLRKLADAGTRVVLCGRPPAPDTHAIALAFDNQGGARRLTEHLIALGHRRLGYIAGPEERTTTRHRLEGHREALAAAGIEDDPRRTVYGRYDRRSGHEGTLELLRRDPSLTAVVAANDSVALGACAALRESGLRIPEDVSVAGFDDLPFSVDTVPALTTVRLPLAEAGARAGRIAMGREEPPAGEVAHVPGELMVRGSTDAPREAAEA, translated from the coding sequence ATGACGGTGACCCTGGCGGACGTGGCGGCCCGCGCACAGGTCTCTCCCGCGACGGTGTCGCGCGTGCTGAACGGCAACTACCCGGTCGCCGCCTCCACCCGGGAACGCGTGCTGAAGGCGGTCGCCGAGCTGGACTACGTGCTCAACGGCCCCGCGAGCTCGCTCGCCGCCGCGACCTCCGACCTGGTCGGCATCCTGGTGAACGACATCGCCGACCCCTTCTTCGGGATCATGGCGAGCGCCATCCAGTCGGAGATCGGCGGTCCCGGGGGGCGGGCCGGCGGGGAGCGGCTGGCGGTGGTCTGCAACACGGGCGGCTCACCGGACCGCGAGCTGACCTACCTGACCCTGCTGCAACGGCAGCGGGCGGCGGCGGTGGTGCTGACCGGCGGGGCCGTGGAGGACGCGCCGCACGCGGCGGCGGTCTCGGCGAAGCTGCGCAAGCTGGCCGACGCCGGGACGCGCGTGGTGCTGTGCGGGCGGCCGCCGGCGCCGGACACCCATGCGATCGCGCTGGCCTTCGACAACCAGGGCGGCGCGCGGCGGCTGACGGAGCATCTGATCGCCCTGGGCCACCGGCGGCTCGGCTACATCGCGGGTCCCGAGGAGCGGACGACCACCCGCCACCGGCTGGAGGGCCACCGGGAGGCGCTGGCCGCGGCGGGCATCGAGGACGATCCCCGCCGGACGGTGTACGGCCGGTACGACCGCCGGTCCGGCCACGAGGGCACCCTGGAGCTGCTGCGCCGCGACCCGTCCCTGACGGCGGTCGTCGCGGCGAACGACTCCGTCGCGCTGGGCGCCTGCGCCGCGCTGCGCGAGTCCGGTCTGCGCATCCCCGAGGACGTCTCGGTGGCGGGCTTCGACGACCTCCCCTTCAGCGTCGACACGGTCCCCGCCCTCACGACGGTCCGGCTGCCCCTCGCGGAGGCGGGCGCCCGCGCGGGCCGCATCGCGATGGGCCGCGAGGAGCCGCCGGCGGGCGAGGTCGCGCACGTCCCGGGGGAGCTGATGGTGCGCGGGTCCACGGATGCGCCACGCGAGGCCGCGGAAGCCTGA
- a CDS encoding dihydrodipicolinate synthase family protein, producing the protein MTIRLPGAGGALRAYEPRTEPFAPAPGTPFTSRTVFSAAHVVADPFADVSPDSPAAVDWDATLAFRRHLWAHGLGVAEAMDTAQRGMGLDWAGAAELIRRSAAEARAVGGRIACGVGTDQLTGGSLAEIRAAYEEQLAVVEEAGAQAILMASRALAATAKGPEDYLEVYGHLLRQAAGPVILHWLGPMFDPALDGYWGSADLDAATDTFLEVIAAHPDKVDGVKISLLDAQREIDLRRRLPRGVRCYTGDDFNYPELIAGDEQGFSHALLGIFDPLGPLAAEAVRVLDTGDVKAFRGLLDPTVELSRHLFQAPTRFYKTGVVFLAWLAGHQTHFTMVGGLQSARSLPHLARAYELADGLGLFPDPRLAEERMRNLLSLYGVNQ; encoded by the coding sequence GTGACCATCCGACTGCCCGGCGCGGGCGGGGCGCTGCGGGCCTACGAGCCGCGCACCGAGCCGTTCGCCCCCGCCCCCGGCACGCCCTTCACCTCCCGTACGGTCTTCTCGGCGGCGCACGTCGTCGCCGACCCGTTCGCCGACGTGTCGCCCGACTCGCCCGCCGCCGTCGACTGGGACGCCACCCTCGCCTTCCGCCGCCACCTGTGGGCCCACGGGCTGGGCGTCGCCGAGGCCATGGACACCGCCCAGCGCGGCATGGGCCTGGACTGGGCGGGCGCGGCCGAACTGATCCGCCGCTCCGCTGCCGAGGCCCGCGCCGTCGGCGGGCGGATCGCCTGCGGCGTCGGCACCGACCAGCTCACCGGCGGTTCACTCGCGGAGATCCGGGCCGCGTACGAGGAGCAGCTCGCCGTCGTGGAGGAGGCGGGCGCCCAGGCGATCCTGATGGCCTCGCGCGCCCTGGCGGCCACGGCGAAGGGCCCGGAGGACTACCTGGAGGTCTACGGGCACCTGCTGCGCCAGGCCGCCGGCCCGGTGATCCTGCACTGGCTCGGCCCCATGTTCGACCCGGCCCTCGACGGCTACTGGGGCTCGGCCGACCTGGACGCGGCCACCGACACCTTCCTGGAGGTCATCGCCGCCCACCCCGACAAGGTCGACGGGGTGAAGATCTCGCTGCTGGACGCCCAGCGGGAGATCGACCTGCGCCGCCGCCTGCCGCGGGGCGTGCGCTGCTACACCGGCGACGACTTCAACTACCCCGAGCTGATCGCCGGCGACGAGCAGGGCTTCAGCCACGCGCTGCTCGGCATCTTCGACCCGCTCGGACCGCTGGCGGCCGAGGCGGTACGGGTCCTGGACACCGGGGACGTCAAGGCCTTCCGCGGCCTGCTCGATCCCACGGTCGAACTGTCCCGCCACCTCTTCCAGGCCCCCACCCGCTTCTACAAGACGGGCGTGGTGTTCCTGGCCTGGCTCGCCGGGCACCAGACGCACTTCACGATGGTCGGCGGCCTCCAGTCGGCCCGCTCCCTGCCGCACCTCGCCCGCGCCTACGAACTCGCCGACGGACTCGGCCTGTTCCCGGACCCGAGGCTCGCCGAGGAGCGGATGAGGAACCTGCTGTCGCTGTACGGGGTGAACCAATGA
- a CDS encoding DUF4287 domain-containing protein, producing the protein MSAAAKGPAGYFPSIEKKYGRPIAEWKDLIRSSPLTKHMELVNWLKAEHGLGHGHANALVAHTLAEGKAG; encoded by the coding sequence ATGTCCGCCGCCGCCAAGGGCCCCGCCGGCTACTTCCCCTCCATAGAGAAGAAGTACGGCCGGCCGATCGCCGAGTGGAAGGACCTCATCCGCTCCTCGCCGCTGACCAAGCACATGGAACTCGTCAACTGGCTCAAGGCCGAGCACGGCCTGGGCCACGGCCACGCCAACGCCCTGGTGGCCCACACCCTGGCCGAGGGCAAGGCCGGGTGA
- a CDS encoding sugar phosphate isomerase/epimerase family protein, with protein sequence MSTDLERFSINQMTVKQLSLPELVDICLELGVPGVGLWREPVQAYGVEAAARLVRDAGLTVTTLCRGGFLTAIDPAGRAEALDDNRAAIDEAATLGTDTLVLVSGGLPAGSKDLRGARERIADALGVLGPYAAERGVRLAIEPLHPMYAADRCVVSTLAQALDLAERFPAHQVGVTVDTYHIWWDDNAPEQIARAGAGGRIHTFQLADWTTPLPEGVLNGRGQIGDGSIDMREWKRYVEAAGYTGAIEVELFNEELWARDGREVLAETAERFVAHVIQ encoded by the coding sequence ATGAGCACGGACCTGGAACGCTTCTCCATCAACCAGATGACGGTCAAGCAACTGTCACTGCCGGAACTGGTCGACATCTGCCTGGAGTTGGGTGTGCCGGGCGTGGGTCTGTGGCGCGAACCCGTCCAGGCGTACGGCGTGGAGGCGGCCGCCAGGCTCGTCCGGGACGCGGGCCTCACCGTCACCACCCTGTGCCGGGGCGGCTTCCTCACGGCGATCGACCCGGCCGGGCGCGCCGAGGCGCTGGACGACAACCGCGCGGCGATCGACGAGGCCGCGACGCTCGGCACGGACACGCTGGTGCTGGTCTCCGGCGGACTGCCCGCCGGCAGCAAGGACCTGCGCGGGGCCCGGGAGCGCATCGCGGACGCCCTCGGCGTCCTCGGCCCGTACGCGGCCGAGCGCGGGGTCCGCCTGGCCATCGAGCCGCTGCACCCCATGTACGCCGCCGACCGCTGCGTGGTCTCCACCCTCGCCCAGGCGCTGGACCTCGCCGAGCGCTTCCCGGCCCACCAGGTCGGCGTCACCGTCGACACGTACCACATCTGGTGGGACGACAACGCCCCCGAGCAGATCGCCCGGGCGGGCGCGGGCGGCCGCATCCACACCTTCCAGCTCGCCGACTGGACCACGCCGTTGCCCGAGGGCGTACTCAACGGCCGGGGACAGATCGGCGACGGCTCGATCGACATGCGGGAGTGGAAGCGGTACGTCGAGGCGGCCGGCTACACCGGCGCCATCGAAGTCGAGCTGTTCAACGAGGAGTTGTGGGCCCGGGACGGACGGGAGGTGCTGGCGGAGACGGCGGAGCGGTTCGTGGCGCACGTGATCCAATGA
- a CDS encoding bifunctional helix-turn-helix transcriptional regulator/GNAT family N-acetyltransferase: MTVQDIRAFNRFYTNAIGALDYGRHLYAPYTLTESRVLYELAHAPRTDAADLRAELSLDAGYLSRILNKFEQEGLVERGPSERDPRRRSVTLTPHGREAAGLLDERARESVGRLLLSVPPEDRSRLADAMRTVREILSEGRAPRPEHVVLRGPGPGDLGWIVQRNGAVYAAEFGWNADYERLVARIVADFAEDHDPDLERVWIAELDGRPVGCVMCVRDDAPATARLRLLLVGPEARGLGIGDRLVRAVVDFARGAGYRDLVLWTNDVLGSARRIYQRHGFVLVSEQPHHSFGKDLMGQDWRLDLREPGA, from the coding sequence ATGACCGTCCAGGACATCCGCGCCTTCAACCGCTTCTACACCAACGCCATCGGCGCCCTCGACTACGGCCGCCACCTCTACGCCCCCTACACGCTCACCGAGTCCCGGGTGCTCTACGAACTCGCGCACGCGCCCCGGACCGACGCGGCCGACCTGCGGGCCGAACTCTCGCTGGACGCCGGGTACCTGAGCCGGATCCTCAACAAGTTCGAGCAGGAGGGGCTGGTCGAGCGCGGCCCGTCCGAACGGGATCCCCGGCGCCGGAGCGTCACTCTCACCCCGCACGGCAGGGAGGCCGCCGGCCTGCTGGATGAGCGGGCGCGGGAGTCCGTCGGCCGGCTGCTGCTCTCCGTACCGCCGGAGGACCGGTCACGGCTGGCGGACGCGATGCGCACCGTCCGGGAGATCCTGTCCGAGGGGCGGGCACCCCGTCCCGAGCACGTCGTGCTGCGCGGGCCCGGACCGGGCGACCTGGGCTGGATCGTGCAGCGCAACGGCGCGGTGTACGCGGCCGAGTTCGGCTGGAACGCCGACTACGAGCGCCTGGTGGCGAGGATCGTCGCCGACTTCGCCGAGGACCACGACCCGGACCTGGAGCGGGTGTGGATCGCCGAACTCGACGGGCGCCCGGTGGGGTGCGTGATGTGCGTACGGGACGACGCCCCGGCCACCGCCCGGCTGCGGCTGCTGCTCGTCGGGCCCGAGGCGCGCGGACTGGGCATCGGGGACCGGCTGGTGCGGGCGGTCGTCGACTTCGCGCGCGGGGCCGGCTACCGGGACCTGGTGCTGTGGACCAACGACGTGCTCGGCAGCGCCCGCCGCATCTACCAGCGGCACGGCTTCGTCCTGGTCTCCGAGCAGCCGCACCACTCCTTCGGCAAGGACCTGATGGGCCAGGACTGGCGGCTGGACCTGCGCGAACCGGGCGCGTGA
- a CDS encoding ribokinase, with the protein MYDYDLLVVGSANADLVIGVERRPAAGETVLGSDLSVHPGGKGANQAAAAARLGARTALLARVGDDAHGRLLLDAQREAGVDPAGVLVGGAPTGVALITVDPSGDNSIVVSPGANGRLTPEDVRAAGALLRASRVVSAQLEIPLETVVEAVRNLAPGSRFVLNPSPPRPLPRELLKACDPLIVNEHEAKVILGGPEARDTPESWARGLLALGPRSVVITLGGEGALVASAEGSARVPSVKVDAVDTTGAGDAFTAALAWRLGAGASLEEAAAYAARVGAVAVTRRGAQESYPTAAEVDAL; encoded by the coding sequence ATGTACGACTACGACCTCCTGGTCGTGGGGTCGGCCAACGCCGACCTGGTGATCGGTGTCGAGCGGCGGCCCGCCGCCGGGGAGACGGTGCTCGGTTCCGATCTGAGCGTCCATCCCGGCGGCAAGGGCGCCAACCAGGCCGCGGCCGCCGCCCGGCTCGGGGCCCGGACGGCCCTGCTGGCCCGGGTCGGCGACGACGCCCACGGCCGGCTGCTGCTCGACGCCCAGCGCGAGGCCGGGGTCGACCCGGCGGGCGTGCTGGTCGGCGGGGCGCCCACCGGGGTCGCGCTGATCACGGTGGACCCGTCCGGGGACAACAGCATCGTGGTCTCGCCGGGCGCCAACGGCCGGCTCACCCCCGAGGACGTCCGCGCGGCCGGCGCCCTCCTGCGCGCCTCCCGGGTGGTCTCGGCGCAACTGGAGATCCCGCTGGAGACGGTCGTGGAGGCGGTGCGGAACCTGGCGCCGGGAAGCCGCTTCGTGCTGAACCCGTCGCCGCCGCGCCCGCTGCCGCGGGAACTCCTGAAGGCCTGCGACCCGCTGATCGTGAACGAGCACGAGGCCAAGGTGATCCTGGGCGGCCCGGAGGCGCGCGACACCCCCGAGAGCTGGGCTCGGGGCCTGCTCGCCCTGGGCCCGCGCTCGGTGGTGATCACCCTGGGCGGCGAGGGCGCGCTGGTGGCGTCCGCCGAGGGGTCCGCCCGGGTCCCGTCGGTGAAGGTGGACGCCGTGGACACCACGGGCGCGGGCGACGCGTTCACCGCGGCGCTGGCCTGGCGGCTGGGCGCGGGAGCGTCCCTTGAGGAGGCCGCGGCCTACGCCGCCCGGGTCGGCGCGGTCGCCGTCACCCGGCGGGGCGCGCAGGAGTCCTACCCGACGGCGGCGGAGGTCGACGCCCTGTGA
- a CDS encoding EamA family transporter has product MRPAHVLLAVLVAAVWGVNFTVIEVGLGHFPPLLFSALRFLAAAVPAVFLVGRPKVAWKWIVAVGLVLGVAKFGLLFVGMDAGMPAGLSSLVLQIQAVFTALFAFLALGERPSGIRVLDMGVALAGIGVAAVDEGAAGPVGAFALVVAAAACWGVSNVLTRKAAPPDALNFMVWVSTVPVLPLLGLSLLLEGPSRDLAALRALDWQGAGTVLYVAWITTVFGFGAWGLLLRRHPASTVAPFSLLVPVFGMSAAALFLGESVSPLRWCAAALLVGGVALTSVTPGRRREPSPDPAPEPAAAHTDVLAAAEPAGRPR; this is encoded by the coding sequence ATGCGACCTGCCCATGTCCTGCTCGCCGTTCTCGTCGCCGCCGTCTGGGGCGTGAACTTCACCGTCATCGAGGTCGGCCTCGGCCACTTCCCGCCCCTGCTCTTCTCAGCCCTGCGCTTCCTCGCGGCCGCGGTCCCCGCCGTCTTCCTCGTGGGCCGGCCCAAGGTGGCGTGGAAGTGGATCGTGGCGGTCGGACTGGTGCTCGGTGTCGCCAAGTTCGGGCTGCTGTTCGTCGGGATGGACGCCGGGATGCCCGCCGGGCTCTCCTCCCTGGTGCTCCAGATCCAGGCGGTGTTCACGGCCCTGTTCGCCTTCCTGGCGCTCGGTGAACGGCCCTCGGGCATACGGGTGCTGGACATGGGCGTGGCGCTCGCCGGCATCGGCGTCGCGGCCGTGGACGAGGGCGCCGCGGGCCCCGTCGGCGCCTTCGCGCTCGTCGTCGCCGCGGCGGCCTGCTGGGGCGTCTCCAACGTGCTGACCCGCAAGGCGGCGCCCCCGGACGCGCTGAACTTCATGGTCTGGGTGAGCACGGTCCCGGTCCTGCCGCTGCTCGGCCTGTCGCTGCTGCTTGAGGGGCCCTCCCGGGACCTGGCCGCGCTGCGCGCCCTGGACTGGCAGGGCGCGGGCACGGTCCTCTACGTCGCCTGGATCACCACGGTCTTCGGCTTCGGCGCCTGGGGTCTGCTGCTGCGCCGCCACCCGGCGTCCACGGTGGCGCCGTTCTCGCTGCTGGTCCCGGTCTTCGGCATGTCCGCGGCGGCACTGTTCCTCGGCGAATCGGTGAGCCCCCTGCGCTGGTGCGCGGCGGCGTTGCTGGTGGGCGGGGTGGCGTTGACGTCCGTGACGCCGGGCCGCCGCCGCGAGCCGTCGCCTGACCCGGCTCCGGAGCCCGCCGCCGCCCACACCGACGTCCTCGCCGCGGCGGAGCCGGCCGGGCGCCCGCGCTGA